A region of the Oligoflexus sp. genome:
TCAAAGTCGTGAGGGCCTGGAAAATGGTGATGAAGAGCATGATCTGGCCAATGGTTTCCTCGGGAACTTCCGCGCGGAAGGGATATTTCATGGCCGTTTTGAGGCGCAGGTAATTCACGACGGAATCCGCGAGCCAGCGTTGGGAAACGCCGGGTTTCGGAACGACCGAGATCCAGGTGCTGCGCTTTTCGGTGGTGTAATGCATCAGAAGGGAAAGCGGAACGAACATGCGGGCGTTCACATCCTTTTCACTGAAGGTCGTATCGCGTTTGCTCAGAACACCGACGATGGTGACGGTTGTCTGGAGACGGCCCCGGAGCGCCACGACTTCGCCGATCGGGAACTGAGGATTGGTGTAACGGCCGGCATAATGCTCGGAAAACATGGAGGAGGCAAAGTCGGAACCGACCAGGGCCACAGCTCCGGCGTCCTGGAATTCATGCGGCGCAATCATGCGGCCCTTGGTGATCTTGAGGCCCTGATCCAGCACATCATGAACGTTGCCGAGGCTATCCACTTTCACTTCCGTCGACACGCCGCCGACGACCGCGTTCTGATTGAAATCGCCCCAGAGCATCGAAATGCGGCCGTAATCCGCAAAGGTCGCCTGCATGCTGGGAAGGTCCTGGTCGATGTGAAGACCCTGCCAGTAACCGTTGGTGTTGGTGCGGGACGCCTGATAATCGAGGCCCACGTAGATGCGGTCCGCTCCGGAACGATCGAAGATTTTTAAGATGACATCCTGCGCCGCCGTACCGAGGGTGAGCATCGTCGTAATCGAGGTCACGCCGATAATCAAACCGAGACAGGTCAGGGCGGTGCGCAGCTTCGAGGACACCAGGGCCTGCCAGGCCTGGCGTAAAGGAGCCAGCGTCTGCCAGTTGGAAAGCCAGCTTGAAGGCGGCACTTCATCCAGGGAGGCAGGCGGCAGCTCGGCCCCTTCCAGCGCAAGGCCATCCTGCGCGTAATCGGCAACCACCGAACCATCTTTCAATTCAATGCGGCGTCGAGCGGCACGCGCGACCTCAGGATCATGGGTGATGAGGATCACCGTGCGGCCCTCGCGATGGAGCTGCGCAAAAATTTTCATGACCTCGGCGGAACTATGGGAATCCAAAGCACCCGTGGGTTCATCGGCAAGGATCACGGCCGGATCAAGCAGCAGCGCCCGGGCAATGGCCGCCCTTTGCTTCTGACCGCCGCTCAGGTTGGTCGGCAGCTTCAGAGCCTGGTCTTGAATCCCGAGGCGACCGAGCAGCTGCATCGCGCGTTTTTGATACTGGGCTCTTTCATCGGCACGCGGCCGGGGCTGCATATAGTTCAATGGCAGGAGCACATTTTCCAAAATGGTCAGTCGAGGCAAAAGATGAAACTGCTGAAACACAAAACCGATCGTGCGGTTGCGCAGCGAGGCGAGGTCATCCGCAGCCAGATCCGCCGTGTTTTCACCTTCGATGGCGAACAGGCCTTCCTGGGCCGTGGCCAGAGTTCCCAGCAAATTCATAAGAGTCGACTTGCCGGAACCGGACGCGCCTGTGATGGCCACAAATTCGCCCTGCTTGATCTGGAGCGAAATATCTTTCAGCGCGAGGAAGGCTGCCGCATCACGACCATAGCGATAGGAAAGACTGTGAATATCAATCAGCGTCGCTTGATCTTTCACTGTTTCACCGTCTCTTTCCTGATCTGTGGGCTTTCCGCGACTTCGAAAATCTGCGGCGATGCGAAGTCGATCTCCATGACTTCATCACCTTCTTTCAGACCGGAGACGATCTGGACATCGGTGGCATTCACGGCGCCGGTTTCCACGGATGCATAGCGGTAGCCTTTGGGATTGTTTGTATCCTGGAGGCGGACGTAGGATTGCCCCGGCAGCATAAGAACACAGGACACGGGAAGGGTCAGCGCATCATTCTGCTCGGCAAAAATAAGGTCCACGGTGGCATTCATTTCCGGGAGCAGGCGCGCATCCTTTTGATTGATGCCGACATAGACATCGAAGTAGGTGAAGCCGGCCTTCATATCCGCACGGCCTTGACCCCCAATTTGTTCGACCCTGCCGTCATAGGCTATGTCTGGATAGGCATCCAAGCGGACCTTGACCGGCAGGCCGTCTTTCACATAACGCAGGTCCGCTTCCATGACCTTGATGCGCACCTGCAGATTGTTCATATCCGCCACGACCATGACCATGCGATCGTTGCCGCCGCCGATATCCGAACCGGATGCGCCCATGCCTGCGCCGCCCAATACGAAGTCACCCGGTCTTTTGTCGACCAGTGTTACGATGCCCTGGATAGGGGAGCGGACATAGACAAGTCCGTTTGAGCCTTCTTTTTTCGAGGCTTGAGGACCTGCCTGCGTCAGGCCAAGGTTGGATTCCATGATGCTGAGTCTTTCGCGGGCGGATGCCAGCTCCAGGCGCAGCTTCTGCAGTTCGCTTTCTTCGCGCGCCACCTGATCAACGCCGATCAGGTCCTTCACCAGGGATTTATTGTTGACGAGCTTACTGGCCGATCCGACTTCAAATTCCAAAGCCCGGACCCGGGCTCTGAGGTCCTGAAGCTCCGTCTGGCCGGCGGCTTCCAGCTGCATGGTGAAGAGCAGATCATCCGGCTCGACTTTGGCGCCTTCCTTCACATTCAAGGCCACGATTCGCCCGGATTGCTGCGCCGTAATCACCATGGTTTTTTCGGGAAAGATTTTACCGGAGAGCTGCAGGGTCTGGGCGATGTTCTTTTTTTGGACCTTAAACAGTTTGGATGTGCTGGTGGAGCTGGTCTGCAAACGCTTCCAGCTGATACCGGCGATCACGACGACCAGGATACCAAGAGCGGCCAGTATCATCCGGCGGCGGGTGAATCCAGGTCTTTTCACGGTCTTGCTTGCCATTCTGCACATCCTTAAATAAGGGAAATAATGAGAGAGTCTCGGAAGCGGGATTAAGCGCTGGCCAACGAAAATGACGATGTTTCGTGAGGCAATATTGCAAAAAAACCAAGGGAGTTCATCTTGCAGTTGGAGAGATCGTTCTCAGAATTGATCACGGCGAGCATTGGGAAGTTTACAAGGTCATTATGACCATTGCGCAGGCGGAGGCCTTTGGCCAGAATTGTGGGTGACAAGGAGGGCACTCATGAAAAAAGCTCAACGCAGTTTTGTTTACGAAAGGCTCACGGCGAAGGACGTCCCGAGCATGCGGGCGCTTTTGGACGTCTATGCGGTGGCGTTTGAAGACCCCGAGTCCTATCAGTCACGTCCCCCGTCCGATGATTATCTGCGCCGGCTATTGGGCCGCGAGACCTTTTTCACCGTGGTCGCCAAACATGAGGGGTCGGTGGTCGGCGGGCTTTCCGCCTATCAGCTGGAAAAATTCGAGCAGGAACGGAGCGAGGTCTATATTTACGATCTGGCCGTTCAGGAAGATTTCCGCCGTCAGGGTGTGGCCCGGGGCTTGATTCAGCAGCTGATCACGCTGGCCCGGGATCGCGGCGCCTGGGTGATCTTCGTTCAGGCGGATTATGGTGATGAGCCGGCTATCAAACTCTATGAATCCATGGGCGTGCGGGAGGAGGTTCTTCATTTTGATATATCCATGAACCCGGCGGGTCGCCATGAACCCGAGTGAAAAGCCTGTACCGGCGCAACGAGCCGACTGGCGCAAGCGGATGTATATCGTCATCTTTGGTTCGGATACCAGGGCGGGAAAAATGTTTGATCTCGCCCTTCTGTGGCTGATCGTCCTCAGTATCCTTTGCGTGACTCTGGAAACGGTGTCCAGCATCTATCAGGACTACCGCCCGTGGTTTCGTTATGCTGAGTGGGCCTTCACCGCGATCTTCCTCGTCGAGTATATCCTGCGGCTCATCTGTGTGCCGCGCGCCTCGGTTTATGCAAGAAGTTTTCTGGGTCTGATTGATCTCTTCTCGATCATTCCCTCGTTTTTAAGCCTCTATTACGCCGGTGCGCAAAGCCTCCTCGTGATCCGCGCGATTCGACTGCTGCGGGTGTTCCGTATACTGAAGCTGACTCAGTTTTTGGAGGAGGGCGAGGTCCTGATGAGCGCCCTCTTTGCGAGCCGGCATAAAATTTTGGTCTTTTTAGGGGGCGTGCTGTCGCTGGTCCTGATCATCGGGGCCGTGATGCATCTGGTGGAAGGACCCGAGCATGGTTTTACCAGCATTCCCGTCAGCATTTATTGGGCGGTCGTGACTTTGACCACGGTGGGTTACGGTGATATCACGCCTTTGACTCCGCTCGGCAAGGTCCTGGCCACCTTCGTGATGCTCATGGGTTATGGGATCCTCGCGGTTCCGACCGGCATCGTGTCGGTGGAAATCGGTCGCGCCAGCCGCCGCGGGCAGTATGCGGTCGCGTGTCCGCGCTGTGGTGAAGATAAGCACCTCGTGGGCAGTCGCTACTGCTTTCGCTGCGGCGAGCGCCTGCCTGGGGTATGAATCATTTCAGACTCTCAATGGACATTGGCCCCTTCCTTCAGAACGCCATATTCCCGACCGAATTCCACGAGCTGGGTCTTGATGTGCTGGAGCGTATGCCGGAAGCGCTCCATCTGCTCGTTTTCATCGACGCCTCCCGCCAGAGGATCCGGCAGGGTCCAGTGAATTTTCTTCGCGTTCACGAGTTTGATGGGGCAGACCTCATCGGGGCAGAAGGTGATCACAAAGTCGAGATCGTGCAGAAAATCATCCGACAGTTCATCGAGATGCTTGGAGCGGAGCAGCCCCGTGTCGGCTCCGAATTCCTGCAGGGCCTTGACGGCAAGAGGATGCACAGGAGAGGGATGGGCCCCGGCGCTCTCCAGATGAGCCTGCTCGCTGAAGATATTTTTTGCCACCGCTTCGGCGAGTTGACTGCGAACCGAATTCGTCTCGCCCATGAACAGTATTTTCATAAAAACTCCTTGCTCTGTTTTGTTGCTAATCGAAACCTCGCATCTCCAGGACCTGCTTCACGCGCTCAATCGCAATTACATAGGCAGCCTGCCGATAGCTGCAGGCGTATTTGGCTTTGATTTCCAAAACGTGATTCCAGCCGCGCTGCAGCCAGAATTCGAGCTCCTGAAAGACCCTTTCCTTGTTCCACAGCGTCCCCTGACGGTTCTGGCACCATTCGAAATAGGACACGGTCACGCCCCCGGCATTCGCGAGTATATCGGGAATCACCTGGCAGCCTTGATCCATCAGCATGCGATCGGCTGCGGGCGTGATGGGGAAATTCGCGCCTTCCACGATCAGACGAGCGCTTACCCGCGAGGCATTGTGCTCCTGAATCACGGCTTCGAGCGCCGCGGGAATCAGAATATCGACCTTCTGATAAAGCGCGTCATCGCTGCTGTCGCTAACCGTTTTATAGGCGACGCATTCCCGGCACTCGCTGAGACTTTTCTTCTGACCGTTCGGGTGCAGCTGCTGGATGAGCCGCGGGATATCAAGACCCTCGGGCTCATAAAGACTGCCCGTGGCATCACTGATGCACACAATGCGCGCTCCCATCTCATGCAGGGTGAGGGCCGCGTGGGAGCCAACGTTGCCAAAACCCTGAATCGCCACGGTCGCGTTTTGCAGATCAAGACCTTCATAGGCCGCGGCCCAGCTGGCCATGATCGCGACGCCGCGGCCGGTCGCTTCACGCCGTCCCGCGATACCGCCGAGCAGAGGATGTTTGCCGGTCACCACGTTGGGCTGGTGACCGTGCATGCGCGAATAGGCATCGACGATCCAGCCCATCTCCCTTTCGCCGGTGCCGACATCCGGCGCGGGAATATCCATCTCGGGGCCGATCAGTCCATTCATTTTCTCGACGTATTTTTTGGTGAGCGAGGACAGCTCACGCGCGGAGAAATCCCGCGGATTGATGCGTAGGCCGCCTTTCGCACCACCGAAAGGCAGACCGAGAAGGGCTGTTTTCCAGGTCATGATCGAAGCCAGCATTGCGCAATGATCGATGTCCACGCTGGGATGATAGCGCAGCCCGCCTTTGAAGGGACCAAGGGCATTGTTATGCTGCACGCGAAAGCCCCGGATCACCATGATGCTTCCATCATCCCGGACCAGCGGGATTTCAACTTCGACCTTGCGATCCGCATTTTTAAGAATGGTACCGAGCTGCCCTTTCTGATCATAACCGAGAATGCGGAAGGCATCATCGAGACAGCTATCGAGCGAGACATTGAGCGAGGCGTTTTCAGTTGCCATGAGCGGCCTCGCTCTGCATCATGCCAGGCTCGGGGTGGAACGTCGGGGCATTTTTTACGGCCTCCCGCGTGATGGTGATCGCGACCCAGCGATCGTGCCAGCTGATGGTTTCAATCACGCGGCGCGGCAGGATCACGCTTCGGCTCGGCCACCAGTTGATGGTGTCAGCGACGATATGCAGGATGCGGTAGGTGCGGGTGTCGAAGAGAAAATCTTCGAGACTGCCCAACTCTCCATCGGTGGCTTTGATGTGATAGCCCCTCACTTCGCGCAGGCTATGCAGATCGGGATTGGCCTCTTTGCGGCGTTTGTCCTCCATCAGCCCTTTCCAATCGAGCAGCTCCCGACGCGACGGCGGCAGCGGCACGATGTGGGTAAAAAGATTCTGGCGGGCGGTGCCCTGCAGATTCCAGTAAGGCGTCCAGCCGTAATAATCGTGCAGTCGATTTTCATACTGCCGTGAGACAGGCATATCGGAAGCTGCCGCTGGACTTTCTGCAACCTGCGCTTTGGTGAGCAGAGTTCCGAGCCCGGCCTCATCCTGCTCAAGATTCAGACTGGAGGGAATCAGCAGCACCTGTCTTTTTTCAAGCCAGGGCCCGATTTCGACCACGCAGTAGCGCAGCGTCCACGATCGCTTGTCAAAATAAATATCCTTGACGACTCCGATCTCGCCATCCACTGCCAGAACTTTCTGCCCTATGAAACGTGATGCAGCCCTCAGCATGAGCGCCTCCCTTGCCTTGGTTCGACTACGCTATTCTTATAAGCAAAACCCTTGCCAGCGTCGGGGGGTATGTCTTTTGCATAGCTGGAATCCTGAATTGGCTTTCGAAAGAAAATAACCATGTCCAATCTGTCCAGTCTTCAAAGTTTCAAGCAGCGCCTTGCGCATACCAAAGTTCCGGTCAGCCTTGGCCGCTTTTGGAGCTTTCTGCGCACTTTGGCTGAAGACATCGGTCAGACCAACCTTCTGATCCATGCCAGCAGCATGGCTTATATGACTCTCGGTTCCATCATTCCGCTGCTTGCGCTGACCTTTGCCATAGTCTCGGCCTTTCAACCGATTGCGGTCGCCGATGCAGACTGGCTCGCGAGTTTCAAAGTCTTTATTCTGGAAAACCTTGCGCCGCAGTCCGGGGAAAACATGGTCCGGGTGCTGGAAACTTTTCTGGCCAACCTGGATGTGGCGAAAATCGGATTGACCGGATTTCTGACTCTGATCGTGCTCATCATCCTTCTGCTCCGTGACATCGAGGTGGCCCTGAACAGCATCTGGCAGGTGCCGCAGACAAGGTCCTTTCTGAAGCGCTTCATGTTCTTCTGGATCACAACCACTCTGGGCGCCTTGTGCCTTTCCATTGTTTTTGCCGCGTTTTCCCGGGTTTCCCTTTTCGATGGCGCGTCGATCGAAGAGGTGATTCCGAGCGATGCTCTGGCGACTTTCATCAATGTGCTGGCAACCTTCATCTTTTTCACCGTTCTGCAGAAGATCGGCCCCAACTGCCATGTGTCGCTCAAAGCCGCGGCGGTGGGCGGGCTGGTGGCCACGGTCATGATTCGCCTCGCATCGAAGGGCTTCGCCTTTTATTCCGCGCATAGTGCTTGGAACCAGGATATTTATGAAGCCCTGGCGGTGGTTCCCCTTTTTCTGCTTTGGCTCTACCTGGGCTGGTTTGTGATACTTTTCAGTGCCATCATCGCCTGGCGGACGCATCACGGATTCGGCGTGCAAAGGGCCCACGAGGCGGGCCGGGCAGGTCGCGCCAAGCGGGGCGAGCATGAAGCGATCCAGCTGCGTGATCTTCATATTCGATCCATGCTCCCTTTGATCTGTGTTCTGATGGCAGGCGTTCGCTTTCTGGAAGCCAAGGGGGAAGGCGTCCAGGGCCGGCAGCTGGCTGTCGATCTCGATATCCCACCCTACTGGGTGCGCGAGGCTCTGCAGATAGCCGAAGAGCGCGGGCTTCTTTTGATCAAAAGACCGCCGATGGATAAGACGGGATCGGAAAATGATGTGCTGGAGCTGATGGCCTATCCGAGCGTCCCCCTCGATCGAATTTCGATGGATGAGCTCTTGCAAAAGCTAACGCATGAGACTCAGGAATGGGTGCGGTCACGCCCCGCGGAACTGAGCGTGGACCTGGAAGGTCTTTTGAAGAATGCCTTCGTAAGCCTGGGCATCGAGCGTCAGCAGCCTTCGCTGGCGGCTCTGCTGGAGTCGGCGGCCAGTCCGAAAAGAACGATGCCTGTCCATGATGCCTGAATCGAACCGAGTGGTTTCGCATTTGCCTCTTGTCAAAATCCTGGAGTTCGTCCAAAGTGCAGCCGCAGTTTGAAATGCGTACGAGCCGGTGAAGTACGGTGTAATTCCGTCGCTGTCCCGCAACTGTAATCCCCTTCGGGTAAGCCAGATCCCACTCGTGCGTTCCATACCCGCGGAGGTTCTTGCATGTTTTGCATGCGATTGGGTCTGTTTTTCCTGGCTTCGAGTTTTCCCGTCCTCGCCTCAGATTCCGAACACATGGAAGTGACCGGCCTACGCTATTCCTGGCTCGACACGGTGCAGACCGCCAGTGAAGGACAGGTCGATCATGAGCAGCTTCAGCAGCGGCCTATCCTCAGGCCTGGCGAGATCATGGAATCGGTGCCGGGTTTGATCACAACGCAGCACAGCGGAACGGGCAAGGCCAATCAGTATTTTCTGAGGGGCTTCAACCTCGATCATGGGACGGATTTTGCGACCTTTGTCGATGGCATTCCCATCAACATGCCCTCGCATGCGCACGGTCAGGGCTATACCGATGTCAACTTTTTGGTTCCTGAAATCCTGGAACGAGTGGAATACAGCAAGGGCCCTTACGCGGCGGAAGTCGGGGATTTCAGCGGCGCCGGGCATGTGCAGCTGCAAACCCGCGATGAATTTCCGCATGGACTCCTGAAATATACCAGCGGCAGCTATGACTATCATCGCCTCCTTCTGCTGGATACCGTTCCTTTTGGTCAGCACTCGCGCTTCAGCTATGCGTTGGAGGGTACCCGTTATCAGGGGCCGTGGTCGGGCGTGGATGAACGCCTGCGGAAGTCTCTTGCCTGGTTGAAGTGGTCAATTCCTACCGATCACGGGCAGCATACGCTGACGTTCCAGCATTATAAAGGATCTTGGAACGCCGCCGACCAGATCCCCGAGCGTGCTGTGGAAGCGAAGCTTCTCAATCGTCTCGGTACAGTGGATAAGTCCACGGGCGGACGCACGCAGCGCGATAGCTTCAGCTGGATGTGGACGCGAAAAGAACAGGATCATGCTTTCCATGTTCAGCTTTATGCGGTGAACTACGGCCTTAACCTCTGGTCGAATCTGAGCTACTTCCTCGAAGACCCCGAGCTTGGGGATCAGTTCGAGCAGGAGGATCGTCGTTCGATTGCGGGCTCTTCCCTCAGTTTTTCCCAGGACTGGGTCATGGGAAGCATTCCGGGAACTTTGATTCTCGGGCTTCAGAGTCGCTACGATGATATTCGCGAACTTGGATTTTATAAAACGGTTGCACGCGAACGCCTGGAAGCCAAGGGGAAGGATGCCGTACGCGAATTGCAGAACGGCGCTTTTTTCGAGCAGGAATGGAAGTGGACCCCTGATTTTCAGAGCACCTTCGGTCTGCGTTATGATCAACTCGATGTGAGGCGCAAGGATAGGCTGGCCGCTGGGTCCTATACCAGCAACGATGCCATCACCAGTCCCAAATTCAGCACCCGCTATCGGGTTCTGGATGGACTCTGGATGTTTGCGAGTGCCGGTCAAAGCTTTCATAGCAATGATGCGCGCGGCATAACCTCGCGCGACAGTGCCGCGCCCGGGCTGGTCCCGGTTCGGGGTTACGAGGTCGGCAGCAGCTGGACCCGTGAGAGTTTCAGGATGTCGGTGGCTCTTTGGAGGCTGCAGCTGGAATCAGAATTGCTTTATATCGGCGACGCCGGAGTCACGGAACCAGCGCGCGCGAGTCGTCGTCAGGGCGTGGACACCCTTGTGCAGCTCTCTCCTTCACCGGGTTTTCATGCGGATCTGGAACTGTCCTGGGCGAACGCGCGCTTTCTATCCGACCCCGATGCGGAAGGCCGACGCGTGGAAGGTCATCTTCCCTTTGTCGGCATGCTCGGCCTCGGGAGTCAGCTGAATTCCGCATGGTCGGTGGATGCAAGGTTCCGGCACTTTGGAAAAAGACCTCTCACCGCCGATGGGCAGCAGAGTTCGGAGCCGACGACCGTGGTCAACGGGCAGCTGGCCTATGCTCAGGATATGTGGGAAGCATCGCTGGATCTTTTGAATGCCCTGGATACGGACGCGCATGATATCGACTATTTCTATGAATCCCAGCTGGCTGACGAAAGTGAACCCGTGGCCGATCGCCATTACCATCCTGTGGAACCGCGATCGGTGCGGGTCCAGTTAGGCCGCAGGTTCTAGAAAGGGCACCTCAGCCCTTCCACTGAAGCGCCGGCGGTAAATGCGCCTCGAATTTACGCGCCAGATCATAGGGATTCCACGCGGGCCCATAGCGCATGGGCACACGTGGAACGTGAAGGAGAAGCCTAAGACCAAAAGCCACGAAAGCGGTATGAAAGATCCAGGCCGCAAGGATGAAGGCGGGGCTCGACATCAGTCCGCGAATATCGGTGACAACGAGGGCAAGCAGAACTTCGCCGATCACCAGGGGTAAACCCAGGATCTGCGCAAGATGATTTTTGTAACAGAATGCCGTCGCGTGCATCAGAATCAAAAGCGAGAGCGGGGCGAGGGCCACGGGCAGGCTGCTCGAAAAGAGCGTGCTCGCCAAAAGAAGGGTTCCCGCGTAGTTGGCCGCGATGCTGATCCCGAGACTCAGATCATCCCAAACCTTATGCGTGCGGAAACGTGCGGCTCCGGTGACCGCAGCGAGCAGGAACATCGAAAGACTGAGAAGTTCGCGTTCCATAGGATATCCTTTATTTTGCGGGGGTTAGCCGTAAAATAGCCTATCGGATCCTATGATAATGAAAATCAAGATCAATTACAAGATGTTTTTTGACCGGCTCAGGGCAGAGCCACGAGCTGTTCCAGAAGCTGGCGGCTCGTGATGCGATTCTGCAGATAAAGATCCCCGGTCACCACACCATCGGCCAGAACCATATGATGCGCCTCGCTTTCCTCTGCGGCTTCCAGTTCGATATTCCAAACGATGGCGTTGGGATTCGGGGTTTCCTGCTGGACAAGGTTTACTCTTTTCCATTCATCATGGGCGCTGCGCACCAGATCACCGGCCTTGAGATCCTTGGCTCCGATCAGACCGAGCTGGCTCAAGAAAGGATGATCACGCGTCACGCGCACGTCCTTGTCACCAATCCGCACAAGGTAAAGACCCTGATATTCCGGCCCGCGCACGACATTGCGCAGCGCCACGCCGCGCTTCAGCATGGGGTTATAGACAAGGTCACCGATCCTGAGGTCCTTGATGATCCTATCGGTGCCATCGGCCATGCGAATGCGGGTGTTTTCATCAAAGCAGCCCATGGCTCGGGAACCAACGATGCCGGCCGGTGCGCAGGCGTTCGCGGGATCAAAACCATAGAAATCCTTGCAGTGATAGCAAAGTTCCAGATTGGGAAACTGCGCCTGAAAGCCATTGATATGCGAGCCGCCGGCCGGGTTGCACATGCCCACGGGAGGCTGGCTCTTCACGATCGCGCATTGGCTGGCGCAGACTCCTCCATTGCCCGAGCCGCTGCCGGCGGGAAAGGAGAGACTGAGTTTAAAATCCATGATGACCTTGGAGCCATCCACCTGCTCGGCGATCGCCGTATAGGTGTGAAAGCCCGCGACAGCGGGAATCGGACCCAGGATCACCTTATGCGCGGGATCTATGCGGAAGGCTGCGGTCTTGGGAAAGGAATTGGTGGCCGCGATCTGCGTTCCGTCCCGCAGAATTTTGGCGTCCGTGACCACGTGGTTGCATTCCAGGAAGAGACTGCCTTGATCAAAGGGTGAATCATATTCCTGGGCCGGACCTGGGATTTTATTGACAGGCAGCGGCGTTCCATCCTTCTGCTGCACATAGAAGTGGCAGCTCGAAGGCGGTGGGGGCGCCATGGCCAGGAGAGCCTTGGTCAGCATAGCCTTCTGGCCAGGCTTGGCAGGAGCCAGTGCCTCCA
Encoded here:
- a CDS encoding TonB-dependent receptor; protein product: MFCMRLGLFFLASSFPVLASDSEHMEVTGLRYSWLDTVQTASEGQVDHEQLQQRPILRPGEIMESVPGLITTQHSGTGKANQYFLRGFNLDHGTDFATFVDGIPINMPSHAHGQGYTDVNFLVPEILERVEYSKGPYAAEVGDFSGAGHVQLQTRDEFPHGLLKYTSGSYDYHRLLLLDTVPFGQHSRFSYALEGTRYQGPWSGVDERLRKSLAWLKWSIPTDHGQHTLTFQHYKGSWNAADQIPERAVEAKLLNRLGTVDKSTGGRTQRDSFSWMWTRKEQDHAFHVQLYAVNYGLNLWSNLSYFLEDPELGDQFEQEDRRSIAGSSLSFSQDWVMGSIPGTLILGLQSRYDDIRELGFYKTVARERLEAKGKDAVRELQNGAFFEQEWKWTPDFQSTFGLRYDQLDVRRKDRLAAGSYTSNDAITSPKFSTRYRVLDGLWMFASAGQSFHSNDARGITSRDSAAPGLVPVRGYEVGSSWTRESFRMSVALWRLQLESELLYIGDAGVTEPARASRRQGVDTLVQLSPSPGFHADLELSWANARFLSDPDAEGRRVEGHLPFVGMLGLGSQLNSAWSVDARFRHFGKRPLTADGQQSSEPTTVVNGQLAYAQDMWEASLDLLNALDTDAHDIDYFYESQLADESEPVADRHYHPVEPRSVRVQLGRRF
- a CDS encoding Hint domain-containing protein; the encoded protein is MTHSERGNASAAFLIFVGGFSLMLSQMEFKSLSSRADQVKVESSKSFMQQQNTSSIQLAARLLVPDQPAQPAPVYVDPYIPAGACDQNRKLKEQADLYWRSEVASLTIKSFNQDKLKTNIDDVFDRLSKKNNPGLAPDENTQLKVLGYKCSDDATRPFLVQGIYVEALAPAKPGQKAMLTKALLAMAPPPPSSCHFYVQQKDGTPLPVNKIPGPAQEYDSPFDQGSLFLECNHVVTDAKILRDGTQIAATNSFPKTAAFRIDPAHKVILGPIPAVAGFHTYTAIAEQVDGSKVIMDFKLSLSFPAGSGSGNGGVCASQCAIVKSQPPVGMCNPAGGSHINGFQAQFPNLELCYHCKDFYGFDPANACAPAGIVGSRAMGCFDENTRIRMADGTDRIIKDLRIGDLVYNPMLKRGVALRNVVRGPEYQGLYLVRIGDKDVRVTRDHPFLSQLGLIGAKDLKAGDLVRSAHDEWKRVNLVQQETPNPNAIVWNIELEAAEESEAHHMVLADGVVTGDLYLQNRITSRQLLEQLVALP